Proteins co-encoded in one Saprospira grandis genomic window:
- a CDS encoding S9 family peptidase, which yields MNSYSIKILSLLLLLLGSSCLFKNPAPEKEVDMQKNENLIPLEDFFRNPASSAYKLSPNGEYMAYLAPYENRKNIFVQDVAQKQAPLRLTKVTDRDLSGFFWANNDRLVYVRDQGGDENFHLFSVDRRGQKEVDLTPFDNVRVEIIDDLRSDEQHLIIGMNKRNPQVFDPYRLNIQTAELELLAENPGNITSWKTDHQGRLRLAIATDGVNSSLLYRKSEKDSFRLVLNTSFKETLYPLYFDFEGKEEIYALSDLGRDKTAVVKFDLKTAKESQLIFEHPEVNVSYMSYSRKRKALSTISYISWKREYHFLDPQVAAIYKHLESLLPDLEIVLSSTNEEENKFIVRTYSDRSLGAYYFYDLDQKELRKIAEVSPWLPANQLAEMRPISYRSRDGWQIHGYLTLPKGKAPKNLPVVVNPHGGPWARDVWTFNPEVQFLANRGYAVLQVNFRGSTGYGRKFWEASFKEWGLKMQDDVSDGVDWLVREGIADPDRVAIYGGSYGGYCSLAGITFSPEKYACAIDYVGVSNLFTFMETIPPYWEPYRKMLHEMVGDPSNEADSIRMRATSPVFHVDKIKAPLLIAQGAKDPRVNQAESDQMVAALQARGVEVEYILKENEGHGFRNEENRFEFYGRMQSFLAKHLAKD from the coding sequence ATGAATAGCTATTCAATCAAAATACTTAGCCTACTGCTGCTTCTGCTTGGCAGTAGTTGCCTATTTAAAAATCCAGCCCCCGAAAAGGAAGTTGATATGCAAAAGAACGAGAACTTAATTCCCTTAGAAGACTTTTTCCGAAATCCCGCTAGTAGTGCCTATAAGTTATCTCCAAATGGGGAGTATATGGCCTATTTGGCTCCTTATGAAAACCGCAAAAACATCTTTGTCCAAGATGTCGCTCAGAAGCAAGCTCCTTTGCGCCTCACCAAGGTGACCGACCGTGATCTTTCTGGCTTCTTTTGGGCCAATAATGATCGCTTGGTCTATGTGCGGGACCAAGGCGGAGATGAAAACTTTCATCTCTTTTCGGTAGACCGAAGGGGCCAGAAGGAGGTAGATCTCACACCCTTCGATAATGTTCGGGTAGAAATTATTGATGATCTCCGCAGCGATGAACAACATCTCATTATTGGGATGAATAAACGCAACCCCCAAGTTTTTGACCCCTACCGCCTCAATATCCAAACGGCAGAGCTAGAACTCTTGGCCGAAAACCCGGGTAATATTACGAGTTGGAAAACGGACCATCAGGGGCGGCTCCGCCTCGCTATTGCTACCGATGGGGTAAATAGTAGTTTGCTCTATCGGAAGAGTGAAAAAGATAGTTTCCGTTTGGTCCTTAATACTTCGTTTAAGGAAACACTCTACCCGCTTTACTTTGATTTTGAAGGCAAGGAGGAAATCTACGCCCTCTCTGATTTGGGCCGAGATAAAACGGCAGTGGTCAAGTTTGATTTAAAAACGGCCAAGGAGAGTCAGCTCATCTTTGAGCATCCCGAGGTCAATGTTTCTTATATGTCTTATTCCCGTAAGCGCAAGGCCCTGAGCACCATTTCCTATATTAGTTGGAAGCGAGAGTATCATTTTCTGGACCCTCAGGTGGCGGCCATTTATAAGCATTTAGAAAGTCTTTTGCCCGATTTGGAGATTGTATTGAGCAGCACCAATGAAGAAGAAAACAAGTTTATTGTCCGCACCTATAGCGATCGTTCTTTGGGGGCCTATTATTTCTATGATTTGGACCAAAAGGAGTTGCGCAAAATAGCGGAGGTGAGTCCCTGGCTCCCCGCCAATCAATTGGCGGAAATGCGTCCAATTAGCTACCGCAGCCGAGATGGCTGGCAGATTCATGGTTACCTTACCTTGCCCAAGGGCAAGGCGCCAAAAAACTTGCCTGTGGTGGTTAATCCACATGGGGGGCCTTGGGCCAGAGATGTCTGGACCTTTAACCCAGAAGTGCAGTTTTTGGCCAATAGAGGCTATGCCGTTTTGCAGGTCAATTTTAGAGGAAGTACGGGCTATGGCCGCAAATTCTGGGAAGCTTCTTTTAAGGAGTGGGGCCTCAAAATGCAAGATGATGTCAGTGATGGAGTAGATTGGTTGGTGCGGGAAGGCATTGCCGACCCTGATCGAGTGGCCATTTATGGCGGAAGTTATGGGGGCTATTGTAGTTTGGCGGGCATTACGTTTAGTCCAGAGAAATATGCCTGTGCTATAGATTATGTGGGGGTGTCTAACCTCTTTACATTTATGGAGACGATTCCGCCCTATTGGGAGCCCTACCGCAAAATGCTACATGAAATGGTAGGCGACCCTAGCAATGAGGCCGACAGTATTCGGATGCGGGCCACATCTCCTGTTTTTCATGTGGATAAAATCAAGGCGCCCTTATTGATTGCGCAGGGGGCCAAAGACCCTCGGGTCAATCAGGCGGAATCGGACCAAATGGTGGCGGCCTTACAGGCAAGAGGAGTCGAGGTAGAGTACATCCTTAAGGAAAACGAGGGCCATGGCTTCCGAAATGAGGAAAACCGCTTTGAGTTTTATGGACGAATGCAAAGCTTTTTGGCCAAGCATTTAGCTAAGGATTAA